Sequence from the Fulvivirga ligni genome:
CCAGTGATTTTAATGAGATCGGTTATGTGTATCTTATTAAAAATGAGTTAAAGGCCGAGCAAGATTCTGTTCAACAAGAAGTGCAAAAACTATATGCTCAATAAGAGAATAATTATACAGGCCATTTCATTTGTTCTTTACCTGTTGGTACAAGCCCTCTTATTAAAGAATGTAGTTCTTTTTGATAAAGCCTTTTGCTTTTTATACGTAGCCTTCTTACTGGTATTACCCGTGGAAACCAAGGTTTTATCTTTAATGGTCATAGGTTTTATAACCGGATTTATTTTAGATATTTTTTATGACAGTTTGGGAATTCATGCTGCCGCCTGTGTGTTTATAATGTTTGTTAGGAATTACTGGTTAAACTTGCTTACACCGCAGGGAGGTTATGATTCTGGAACGGTACCTATTATTAAATCTAATGGTCTTAGGTGGTTTACATCTTATGCGCTGCCTTTGATATTTTTACATCATTGCGTATTGTTCTTTTTAGAATCTTGGGGTTTTAATCTTTTCGGTTTCACCTTATCTAAAGCTTTTTTTAGTACTGGCTTTACCTTCCTGGTTGTGCTTATAACTCAGTATCTTTTTTATAATAAGAAAAGGTCATTATGAACGAATCGCGAAAGAATATTATCCAATTAGTAATTATAGCTGTTGCGGTAATTTTTTTGGTGAAGCTATTTTCCATCCAGGTGCTGGATGATACATATGCGCAGGCAGCTACAAGTAACATCATCCAAAAGGTGGTGGAATATCCTTACCGTGGCACCATTAAAGATAGAAATGGTAAGCTTATAGTATTTAATACGCCACAGTTCGATTTGGTGGTGACGCCAAAAGAGGTAAAGCAGTTAGATACCGCGAAATTTTGCGAGCTTTTTGAGCTTACCAAAGAGGAACTCAAAGAAAAATATCAAACACTTAGAAAAACAAGAGGCTATTCTTACGTAAAGCCAAATGCATTTATTAAGCAGCTTTCTGAGGCAGATTTGGCCAGAATACAAGATTATCTCATAGATTTCCCTGGTTTTGATATTCAGGCCAGAACCACCAGGGCTTACACTTATCCTGTTATGGCTAATGCCTTAGGATATGTAAGTGAGGTAAATAAAAGACAGTTGGATAGAGATACCGCCGGCTACTACAGACAAGGTGACTACATCGGTCAAAGTGGGCTGGAGTCTTACTATGAAAATCAGCTAAGAGGTAAGCGGGGTGTTAAATACAAAAAGAAAAACGTTAGAGGTATCGAAATGGGAGATTTCGAAGATGGTAGATTTGATACCCTGGCAGTAAGAGGTGAAAACCTGATCACCACCATAGATATTGAGCTTCAGCGATATGGTGAGGAGCTCATGGATGGAAAGGCGGGCAGTATAGTTGCCATTGAGCCGTCTACCGGCGAAATACTCTCCATTGTTTCCGGGCCTACTTATGATCCGGCAGATCTTACCGGTAAGAGCTACAGTAAAAACTTTTACAGGATCAGTTCAGATAGTTTAAATCCTTTATTCAACAGACCGTTGATGGCTCAATATAGGCCGGGTTCTATCTTTAAAATTATTCAAGCCATGGTAGGCTTGCAAGAAGGAGTCATTAACAAGCAAACCTATATTCCTTGTGTAATGTACCCGATGAAGTGTCACTACCACGGTCCGGGAGAGACATTGGTTGGTGCTATTACTCACTCTTGTAATCCTTATTTTTATAATGTTATGAAAAGAATGGTGAATCAGGATGTTTCTGAAGACCCGTTTGAAGATACTCGGATAGGCCTTAAAAAATGGAATGAATATATTGAAAGCTTTGGTTTAGGATCTCCGCTAGGCATAGATCTGCCGAATGAAAAGAGTGGAATGGTGCCAAGTGTGGCCTACTATGATAGAGCTTATGGTGGCCGGCCATGGAAGTATTCAAACATTTATTCGATAGCTATTGGCGAAGGTGAAAACCTTGTAGTGCCTATTCAAATGGCCAATTTCGCAGCTTTGGTAGCCAATAGAGGTTATTATTATATTCCTCATTTAGTAAAATCTGTAGGCGATAGCGGAGAGCCACTAGCCAGGTTTACAGAAAAACATCAAACCATGGTAGATAGTAAATATTTTGATATCGCTGTGGAGGCCATGTCTAATGTGGTAAAAGAAGGTACCGGGCAGTATAGAGCAAAATTGAAAGATATAGAAGTGTGTGGTAAAACAGGAACAGTACAGAATGATCCTTTGCCAGATCACTCAGTTTTCATTGCTTTTGCACCAAGAGATAATCCGAAAATTGCGGTGTCAGTGTATGTGGAGGATGCCGGACAGGGTGCCAGGGCAGCAGCTTCTATTGCAAGCCTAATGATAGAAAAATATTTGCTTGGAGGTACTGAGAGACCTCAGATTGAAGCATATGTTAAAAAAGGAGATTTTTTATAGTGAGACGCGGAGACAGTATAGTTAGTAAAATTGATTGGCTTACAATTCTATTATTTTTTCTGATTGTAATGTTGGGCTGGCTTAATATTTACGCTGCTGTTTATGATGAAAACGCAGCTCAGAATATTTTCAGCATGTCTCTCAATAGTGGTCGTCAGCTAATCTTTATTGGTGTTATTATAGTGCTTATTATAGTCATGCTGGTGGTAGACTTTAAGTTTTATGACACCTTTGCTTTTGCCATTTATGGCCTCATTGTCTTCCTGCTGATATTTATTTTACTCTTTGGTAGGGAAGTGGCCGGTTCCAAATCGTGGTTTGAAATTGGGGCGTTTCGCTTTCAGCCGTCAGAGTTTGCCAAGTTTGCTACCTGCCTAGCTGTAGCAAAATTCATAGGTGGCACCAGTGGCTTTCGTATGGATCAGCTAAAAAATCAGATCACTCTATTTGCCATGATTGGTTTGCCAGCTGTACTTATTATCCTTCAGGGTGATACGGGTACAGCATTGGTTTATTCGGTCTTTATTTTAGTGTTTTTCAGAGAAGGTATGGCGCCAACTCTTTTGATATTGGGCGTTTCTGCCGCTGTTATATTCATACTAACCCTTTTGGTGGAAAATCATTGGTATTTGTATGGGGGAATTGGCCTTATAGCAGGTGCGGTCATACTGTTTGGTAGAAGAAGTACCAAGAGAATTATATTGGTAGTAGGTGGTGCTTTAACCATTATGTTGGTGATAATAAGTGTGGATTATGTAGTTTCCAACATTCTAAAACCTCACCAGCAGAACCGTGTAAAAGCATTTATTAACCCAGATGCCGATCCGCTTGGTTATGGCTGGAATGTGACCCAATCTAAAATTGCCATAGGTAGTGGTGGTGCTGTAGGTAAGGGCTTTCTAAAAGGAACCCAAACCAAGTTTGACTTCGTGCCGGAGCAGAGTACCGATTTTATTTTCTGTACCATCGCTGAGGAACATGGTTGGCTGGGTAGCTTTGTAATTATAGGGCTGTTCGTTACCTTACTATTGCGGCTAATATTCATTGCCGAAAGACAAAAATGGAGGTTAGCCAGAGTATATGGGTACAGTGTAGCCTGTATATTGTTCTTTCATTTCGCAGTAAACATTGGCATGACCATCGGTCTGTTTCCTGTTATAGGTATACCATTACCCATGTTTAGCTACGGAGGTTCTTCCCTTATAGGATTTACAGTGCTTATTTTTATCTTGATAAAGCTAGATGCACACAGGGGGCAGGTGCTGGTGCACTAGTTTAGGCGCTTGCTTACAATTTCCATAAACTCTTCGTGCTCTTCACTTTCCTTGTCCCAGAAAGGGTAGTTTTCTGAAAGGTATTCTTCAGCTTCTCGCTTGTTTTTAAGTCTTTCCAGATCATCTACGGTCTGGTTAAACGACTCCTCATCTCCAGCAAATAAAGTGTTGATGAACATAAAGCGCTGATTAATGCTAATGCTCTTTCTTATGCTTTCTATTTTCTGATTCCTGTGTACATCGGCTATGGTCGGTCGCTTTTCTGAATGCTGATCATTCAAAATGTTCTTAGGAGACTCAAAACGGCTGTTGATCTGTACGTTAGGTTGAGTAGATTTTACTTCCGGCTGATAGTTTTTAGATGATCCGTAAATCATGTCTTCGCTCAGCGGTGCTATCTTTGAGAAAGCTTCAATATAACCTTCTACATCTTCGGGCTCCTGAGTAGAATCAAAGGCCTCGTTTAATAATTTTGAAGCTTCTTCCTTAGATATTTTATCTAAACCATTTTCTTCTGCCTTCTCGATCAGCTTTAATAAAAGATCCTGATTGATTTTTACATACTTAGCTATTCGCTTCAGATCTTTAATAGAAATTTTGTTCGCCTTAGGATCATGGATCAAATGCATGTAATAATCATAAGGGGAGAATATAAGCAGAATAGTTTCCTGCGTAGCCTGTAATAAAAGAGGCTTGAAGTTTTCTTGGGTTATGGCAATATTTCTGGAGAGGATGTTCATAAATTCTTTCTGAGCTTCCTTCACTTCCGGAGCGTCATAGTTGAAATATGGACTCTGAATTTTACTGGTTTCTTTCCTCCAGGCGTTTAGTAAATTTTTCATAACGAAAAGGTTTACTTGTCTTATTTCCTGTAACTCAAGGATTTCAGACCCAGTTATAACTTCGTTATGGGC
This genomic interval carries:
- the rodA gene encoding rod shape-determining protein RodA translates to MRRGDSIVSKIDWLTILLFFLIVMLGWLNIYAAVYDENAAQNIFSMSLNSGRQLIFIGVIIVLIIVMLVVDFKFYDTFAFAIYGLIVFLLIFILLFGREVAGSKSWFEIGAFRFQPSEFAKFATCLAVAKFIGGTSGFRMDQLKNQITLFAMIGLPAVLIILQGDTGTALVYSVFILVFFREGMAPTLLILGVSAAVIFILTLLVENHWYLYGGIGLIAGAVILFGRRSTKRIILVVGGALTIMLVIISVDYVVSNILKPHQQNRVKAFINPDADPLGYGWNVTQSKIAIGSGGAVGKGFLKGTQTKFDFVPEQSTDFIFCTIAEEHGWLGSFVIIGLFVTLLLRLIFIAERQKWRLARVYGYSVACILFFHFAVNIGMTIGLFPVIGIPLPMFSYGGSSLIGFTVLIFILIKLDAHRGQVLVH
- the mrdA gene encoding penicillin-binding protein 2; this encodes MNESRKNIIQLVIIAVAVIFLVKLFSIQVLDDTYAQAATSNIIQKVVEYPYRGTIKDRNGKLIVFNTPQFDLVVTPKEVKQLDTAKFCELFELTKEELKEKYQTLRKTRGYSYVKPNAFIKQLSEADLARIQDYLIDFPGFDIQARTTRAYTYPVMANALGYVSEVNKRQLDRDTAGYYRQGDYIGQSGLESYYENQLRGKRGVKYKKKNVRGIEMGDFEDGRFDTLAVRGENLITTIDIELQRYGEELMDGKAGSIVAIEPSTGEILSIVSGPTYDPADLTGKSYSKNFYRISSDSLNPLFNRPLMAQYRPGSIFKIIQAMVGLQEGVINKQTYIPCVMYPMKCHYHGPGETLVGAITHSCNPYFYNVMKRMVNQDVSEDPFEDTRIGLKKWNEYIESFGLGSPLGIDLPNEKSGMVPSVAYYDRAYGGRPWKYSNIYSIAIGEGENLVVPIQMANFAALVANRGYYYIPHLVKSVGDSGEPLARFTEKHQTMVDSKYFDIAVEAMSNVVKEGTGQYRAKLKDIEVCGKTGTVQNDPLPDHSVFIAFAPRDNPKIAVSVYVEDAGQGARAAASIASLMIEKYLLGGTERPQIEAYVKKGDFL
- a CDS encoding Rod shape-determining protein MreD, translating into MLNKRIIIQAISFVLYLLVQALLLKNVVLFDKAFCFLYVAFLLVLPVETKVLSLMVIGFITGFILDIFYDSLGIHAAACVFIMFVRNYWLNLLTPQGGYDSGTVPIIKSNGLRWFTSYALPLIFLHHCVLFFLESWGFNLFGFTLSKAFFSTGFTFLVVLITQYLFYNKKRSL